From one Pieris brassicae chromosome 5, ilPieBrab1.1, whole genome shotgun sequence genomic stretch:
- the LOC123710110 gene encoding septin-interacting protein 1: MSDDEVIRFEITDYDLDNEFNPNRSRKAKREHQIYGVWAKDSDEEDNEDNIRQRVRKPKDFSAPIGFVAGGVQQAGKKKEEKKELESKEASTSRTQYINSSDEDEINNPDETETAGIRRAGQGMRQHNLGGNMGAWEKHTKGIGAKLLLQMGYQPGKGLGKSLQGISAPVEATLRKGRGAIGAYGPEKSVQKAKKEEEKRLKEKSEQEKGPTAKTYNWKKSHKGRYFYKDAADVIQEGKPSIHTISSNELSRVPVIDLTGREKRVLSGYHALRAAAPRYEHEPRRACTNFTLPALAHNLELMVECCEQDIIQNARELQQAEDEIVVLERDLDECNLKLKDQDQVINKVQTVLMKVETLNQPDVSLETAYEVLFDLKESSPLEYEMFGLGTIGATIVSPLFSSLLAKWDPLQNPHESVKTFRKWQLLLTEESYNTLLWQHFVPSITAAAEVWNPRTSDPMLRIFEAWVEACPGWLLANCAAKCVTPRILAAVRAWDPTSDTQPLHEWVLPWHPLAGEALNSTVYPLIRSRLASALSAWHPADASARPLLAVWKNAWGSALTALLHHHIVPKLEHCLQHAPLELVGRENTAWLWCVEWVDLVGAPTIAALAGRALLPRWLGALAAWLNTAPAHATVLTSYTQFKKMFPAEVLKEPVVRDAFRKALDMMNRSTDIDALEPPPPPRFTITDKESSSRIADVLAASTQKSFSELLESRCMEKGITFVPIAGKSREGRPIYKIGELQCYVIRNIVMYSNDSGRNFTPISMEKLLKMVEE, encoded by the exons ATGTCGGACGACGAAGTTATACGTTTTGAAATTACGGATTATGATCTAGATAATGAATTTAATCCTAACCGAAGTAGGAAAGCAAAGAGAGAACATCAAATATATG GTGTGTGGGCAAAAGACAGTGATGAAGAAGATAATGAGGACAACATTAGACAGAGGGTTCGTAAACCTAAAGACTTCTCTGCTCCCATTGGTTTTGTTGCTGGTGGGGTACAACAGGCGGGCAAGAAAAAGGAGGAAAAAAAAG aATTAGAGTCGAAAGAGGCATCAACCTCAAGGACCCAGTATATCAACAGCTCTGATGAAGATGAAATAAACAATCCAGATGAGACTGAGACAGCTGGTATCAGACGAGCAGGTCAGGGGATGAGGCAGCATAACCTCGGTGGTAACATGGGAGCATGGGAGAAACACACTAAAGGAATCGGAGCCAAACTTCTTTTACAG ATGGGTTACCAACCAGGAAAAGGGTTGGGCAAAAGTCTTCAAGGTATATCTGCACCAGTTGAAGCTACTTTGAGAAAAGGCAGAGGTGCCATTGGAGCATATGGACCAGAAAAGTCAGTG cAAAAGGCAAAAAAGGAGGAAGAAAAGCGTCTCAAAGAGAAATCAGAACAAGAGAAAGGGCCAACAGCTAAGACATACAATTGGAAGAAATCTCATAAGGGCCGTTACTTTTACAAGGATGCAGCTGACGTTATTCAAGAGGGTAAACCCAGTATACATACTATTAGCAG taacgAACTATCCCGAGTGCCAGTTATTGATCTAACGGGTCGCGAGAAGCGCGTCCTTAGTGGATATCATGCATTACGTGCAGCCGCGCCTCGATACGAGCACGAACCTAGAAGGGCCTGCACCAACTTCACGTTGCCTGCGCTCGCGCATAACCTCGAGCTGATGGTTGAGTGCTGCGAACAG GATATAATTCAAAACGCCCGTGAGCTACAACAAGCGGAAGATGAGATAGTGGTATTAGAGAGAGACTTAGATGAGTGCAATTTGAAGCTTAAAGATCAGGACCAAGTTATTAACAAAGTTCAAACGGTTTTAATGAAAGTGGAAACGTTGAATCAGCCTGATGTGTCCCTTGAAACCGCATACGAAGTTCTTTTTGAtttaaag GAGTCAAGCCCATTGGAATATGAAATGTTCGGTCTTGGTACAATCGGAGCTACTATAGTGAGTCCGCTATTCAGTTCACTGTTGGCGAAATGGGATCCATTACAAAACCCACACGAATCAGTTAAAACCTTTCGTAAATGGCAATTGTTGCTCACGGAGGAGTCTTATAATACGTTGCTATGGCAACACTTTGTTCCTAGTATCACTGCTGCGGCTGA AGTATGGAACCCGCGAACATCAGATCCCATGCTACGTATCTTCGAAGCGTGGGTGGAAGCCTGTCCAGGGTGGTTGTTAGCAAACTGCGCAGCTAAATGTGTCACACCCCGAATATTAGCTGCAGTTAGGGCCTGGGACCCCACTAGTGACACACAGCCACTTCACGAGTGGGTTCTGCCTTGGCATCCTTTAGCTG GTGAGGCCCTGAACTCAACTGTATACCCCTTAATACGATCGCGTTTAGCCAGCGCGTTATCCGCTTGGCACCCGGCCGATGCCTCCGCTCGTCCGCTACTGGCCGTTTGGAAGAATGCCTGGGGAAGCGCATTGACTGCGTTATTGCATCATCATATTGTGCCAAAATTGGAACATTGCCTGCAGCATGCGCCCTTGGAGCTCGTTGGAAGGGAAAACA CTGCATGGCTCTGGTGTGTGGAATGGGTGGACTTGGTCGGGGCTCCGACGATAGCGGCTCTAGCTGGTCGGGCTTTGTTGCCACGTTGGTTGGGCGCACTGGCCGCTTGGCTTAATACTGCGCCGGCGCACGCCACTGTACTCACCTCGTATACTCAGTTTAAG AAAATGTTCCCAGCGGAAGTCCTCAAAGAACCGGTAGTTCGAGATGCATTTCGAAAAGCCCTAGATATGATGAACAGAAGCACAGATATCGATGCCTTAGAACCTCCCCCACCGCCACGATTCACTATCACGGACAAAGAATCGTCCTCCAGAATCGCCGATGTGTTAGCGGCTTCTACTCAAAAGAGCTTCTCCGAATTACTCGAAAGCAGATGTATGGAAAAGGGAATTACTTTCGTCCCCATAGCGGGAAAAAGTAGAGAAGGCAggcctatatataaaattggtGAACTACAGTGCTATGTGATAAGAAATATAGTGATGTATTCCAATGATAGTGGACGGAATTTTACTCCGATTAGTATGGAGAAGTTGTTGAAAATGGTTGAggagtaa